A region from the Sutcliffiella horikoshii genome encodes:
- the secDF gene encoding protein translocase subunit SecDF, with protein sequence MVKRGRIVAFFLLLILIGSTIGVFTNPITKDIKLGLDLQGGFEVLYEVKPINENSEVDRDLLVSTVSALYKRVNVLGISEPNIQIEGDNRIRVQLAGVEDQSKARELLSTEAKLTFRDVDDNLLMDGSALAERGASQSFDQNNAPSVALTLRSASEFGDITRQVRDMGVGRNLMVIWLDFEEGVDSYEAEAGKEDPKYLSAAGVDRVLNETNVQITGNFSIESAKELADLLNAGSLPVELEEIYSTSVGAKFGETALQKTVLAGIIGISVILIFMLVYYRLPGLVAVVTLSTYIFLILLVFELMNGVLTLPGIAALILGVGMAVDANIITYERIKEELKLGRSAMSAFRAGSRNSFSTILDANLTTLLAAGVMFVYGTSSVKGFATMLIVSILLSFITAVFGSRLLLGLWVNSRFMNNKPHLFGVKKEDILDINMTDEQTEAPNRFDNWDFLKHRKKFFMLSGALIVAGIIVLAVFRLNLGIDFASGTRVEILSETSLTAEEITEELGSIGLEPKDVVLAGNNNEIAVARYVDDFSQTEIAEVKEYVQNKYGSEPSVSTVSPTVGQELARNAFFAILIAAVGIIIYVTIRFEWMFALAAIVALFHDAFFIVAFFSLTRLEVDITFIAALLTIVGYSINDTIVTFDRIRENLKKKKRVKTYEDLKEIVNKSLQQTFVRSLNTVGTVVIAVIALLIFGSESITNFSIALLVGLIVGTYSSLFIAAQLWMNWKYKQITKPRKAPVEDPEPEV encoded by the coding sequence ATGGTCAAAAGAGGACGGATAGTAGCATTCTTTTTACTTCTTATTCTAATTGGAAGCACAATTGGAGTGTTTACGAATCCAATTACAAAAGATATTAAACTTGGTCTTGATCTTCAAGGGGGCTTTGAGGTCCTGTATGAAGTAAAACCTATCAATGAAAATAGTGAAGTGGATCGTGATTTGCTTGTAAGTACGGTCAGTGCCCTTTATAAAAGGGTAAATGTGTTAGGTATCAGTGAACCGAACATCCAAATCGAGGGCGATAATCGTATTCGTGTCCAGCTTGCCGGAGTGGAAGACCAGTCCAAGGCAAGGGAACTGTTGTCCACAGAAGCAAAATTAACCTTCCGTGATGTGGATGACAACTTATTAATGGATGGTTCGGCCCTCGCAGAGAGAGGAGCAAGTCAGTCCTTTGACCAAAACAATGCTCCAAGTGTGGCTCTGACGCTTCGTTCTGCTTCAGAATTTGGGGACATCACACGTCAAGTTCGTGATATGGGTGTTGGGCGCAACTTGATGGTTATTTGGCTGGATTTTGAAGAAGGCGTGGATTCTTATGAAGCGGAAGCTGGCAAAGAGGATCCTAAATACCTTTCTGCTGCTGGTGTAGATCGTGTGTTAAATGAAACAAACGTGCAGATTACAGGGAACTTTTCGATTGAATCTGCGAAGGAGTTAGCAGACCTACTGAATGCAGGATCCTTACCTGTTGAGTTGGAAGAAATCTATTCCACGTCTGTAGGAGCTAAATTCGGGGAAACTGCACTTCAGAAAACGGTCCTTGCCGGTATTATAGGGATTAGTGTTATCCTTATTTTCATGCTTGTATACTACCGTTTGCCTGGCTTGGTGGCGGTTGTAACATTAAGTACGTATATTTTCTTAATCTTGCTTGTGTTCGAATTGATGAATGGGGTTCTTACACTACCAGGTATAGCCGCGTTGATTCTTGGTGTAGGGATGGCAGTAGACGCCAATATCATCACCTATGAACGGATTAAAGAAGAATTAAAGCTTGGAAGATCTGCGATGTCCGCATTCCGAGCAGGTAGCAGAAACTCGTTTTCAACCATTTTGGATGCCAACTTAACAACGCTTCTTGCAGCAGGGGTAATGTTCGTGTACGGAACAAGCTCTGTAAAAGGGTTTGCAACTATGTTGATTGTCAGTATCCTATTGAGCTTTATTACAGCTGTTTTCGGATCAAGACTATTGCTTGGCCTGTGGGTGAACAGCAGATTCATGAATAATAAGCCGCATCTATTTGGTGTGAAAAAAGAGGATATCCTTGATATCAATATGACGGATGAGCAGACGGAAGCTCCAAACCGATTTGATAACTGGGATTTCTTGAAGCATCGCAAGAAGTTCTTTATGCTTTCAGGAGCTTTGATTGTTGCCGGCATTATAGTACTTGCTGTCTTCCGCTTAAACCTTGGTATTGATTTTGCCAGTGGTACAAGGGTGGAAATCTTAAGTGAAACAAGCCTGACAGCTGAAGAGATTACAGAAGAATTAGGTTCCATTGGGTTGGAGCCGAAAGATGTGGTTCTTGCAGGAAATAATAACGAAATTGCTGTTGCTAGATATGTGGATGATTTTTCACAGACAGAAATAGCAGAAGTGAAAGAGTATGTACAAAATAAATACGGCTCGGAACCAAGTGTTAGTACGGTTTCCCCAACAGTTGGTCAAGAACTTGCAAGGAATGCGTTCTTTGCCATTCTGATTGCTGCTGTTGGAATCATCATCTATGTAACCATCCGATTTGAATGGATGTTTGCACTTGCTGCCATTGTGGCATTGTTCCATGACGCCTTCTTTATCGTTGCGTTCTTCAGTTTAACAAGACTGGAAGTGGATATCACATTCATTGCAGCCTTGTTGACCATTGTCGGTTACTCGATCAATGATACGATTGTTACGTTTGACCGGATCCGTGAAAACTTGAAAAAGAAAAAGCGGGTTAAAACATATGAAGATTTAAAAGAAATCGTGAACAAAAGTTTACAGCAAACTTTCGTCAGATCCCTTAATACGGTTGGAACGGTAGTTATTGCAGTCATTGCTTTGCTTATTTTCGGCAGTGAGTCGATTACTAATTTCTCCATTGCCTTATTAGTTGGATTGATTGTAGGTACGTATTCTTCCCTGTTCATCGCAGCACAGCTGTGGATGAATTGGAAATACAAACAAATTACTAAACCTAGAAAAGCTCCTGTAGAAGATCCGGAGCCAGAAGTATAA
- a CDS encoding post-transcriptional regulator: MKKETNEHAYDLFRYDLGPILQSKLEEFQLFGYDTVSEDELWECLTKKKWKRPETKRLFELVNDVYSLSVTDYMSYITIEAYKAPNYFTSQKD, from the coding sequence ATGAAAAAAGAAACCAATGAACATGCTTATGACCTTTTCCGGTACGACCTGGGTCCAATTTTGCAGAGCAAGCTGGAAGAATTTCAGCTTTTCGGCTATGACACCGTCTCAGAGGATGAATTGTGGGAATGCTTGACGAAAAAGAAATGGAAGCGCCCCGAAACCAAAAGACTGTTTGAACTGGTCAATGATGTGTACAGTTTATCAGTCACCGACTATATGAGTTACATCACCATCGAAGCGTACAAAGCACCAAACTATTTTACCTCACAAAAAGATTAA
- the spoVB gene encoding stage V sporulation protein B, translating into MTKQTFLRGTLILIIAGLITRVLGFVNRIVVARFIGEEGVGLYMMAVPTLVLTITITQLGLPVAISKLVAEAEAQGNHRKIKKILVVSLATTGALSIIFTPAMILLAPYLSNNLFTDPRTYYPLMAIAPVVPIIAISSVLRGYFQGRQNMKPSAISQVIEQVVRISLVAACTKALLPYGIEYAAAGAMLSAVVGELMSLLYMLFIFKNKKSFRLRRKFFNYVGEGKETFRDLMRIALPTTGSRMIGSVAWFFEPIVVAQSLAIAGVATAMATKQYGELVGFALPLMMLPSFITYSLSTALVPAISEAAAKKNSILIEHRLQQALRLSFVTGGLAVVLLFVYAEPIMLLMYGSSKAAIYIKVMAPFFLFYYFQGPLQATLQALDLAKAAMINSFIGAAVKTAVIFVLASKPAFGIMGAALGIVIGMMLVTLLHMATIMKALNYSLYIRDYVKSFITMGICVVAGMWMVDHFLLGLGVGQRSGLMIILTCLLYLVLLLVFGLVKREELARLPFLKKWLAR; encoded by the coding sequence ATGACAAAGCAAACATTTTTAAGAGGGACCTTAATTTTAATTATTGCCGGTTTGATCACAAGGGTTTTAGGGTTTGTCAACCGGATCGTGGTAGCAAGGTTTATCGGGGAAGAAGGCGTGGGACTATACATGATGGCAGTTCCTACACTTGTACTTACCATAACCATTACCCAACTTGGCTTGCCTGTTGCCATTTCCAAATTGGTTGCCGAGGCAGAAGCCCAGGGCAATCACCGGAAAATCAAAAAGATTTTGGTCGTATCCCTTGCCACGACTGGAGCGCTCAGTATTATCTTCACTCCCGCCATGATTCTCCTCGCTCCTTACTTATCCAATAACCTATTTACAGATCCTAGAACCTATTATCCATTAATGGCAATTGCACCTGTAGTTCCGATTATCGCGATCTCTTCTGTCCTTCGCGGCTATTTCCAAGGAAGACAGAATATGAAACCATCCGCCATTTCACAGGTCATCGAACAAGTGGTTAGGATTTCTTTGGTTGCCGCTTGTACAAAAGCATTGCTTCCATATGGTATTGAATATGCAGCAGCAGGCGCCATGCTTTCCGCAGTCGTTGGAGAACTGATGTCCTTGCTTTATATGCTTTTTATTTTTAAAAATAAAAAATCTTTCCGTTTGCGTCGAAAGTTCTTTAACTATGTTGGGGAAGGAAAAGAGACATTCCGTGATTTGATGCGGATTGCCCTTCCAACTACGGGAAGCCGAATGATAGGTTCTGTTGCCTGGTTTTTCGAACCAATCGTCGTTGCCCAAAGCTTAGCTATTGCCGGTGTGGCTACTGCCATGGCCACCAAACAATACGGTGAACTTGTTGGATTTGCGCTTCCATTGATGATGTTGCCGTCCTTTATTACTTATTCCTTATCCACCGCCCTCGTTCCTGCCATAAGTGAAGCAGCAGCGAAAAAAAATAGCATCCTTATTGAACATCGTCTTCAACAAGCATTAAGGCTTTCCTTTGTCACAGGCGGACTGGCAGTGGTACTTCTCTTCGTTTATGCAGAGCCTATCATGTTATTAATGTATGGCAGCAGCAAAGCGGCCATCTATATAAAAGTCATGGCACCATTCTTTTTGTTCTATTATTTTCAGGGACCGCTGCAGGCAACATTGCAGGCATTGGATCTTGCGAAAGCAGCCATGATCAATAGCTTTATTGGTGCCGCAGTGAAAACAGCTGTGATCTTTGTTTTGGCGAGCAAGCCTGCTTTTGGGATCATGGGAGCGGCACTTGGAATTGTGATCGGAATGATGCTAGTTACCTTGTTGCATATGGCCACCATCATGAAGGCCCTTAATTACTCGCTGTATATTCGTGATTATGTAAAAAGCTTCATTACCATGGGGATTTGCGTAGTTGCAGGGATGTGGATGGTCGACCATTTCCTGCTGGGTCTTGGGGTTGGGCAACGGAGCGGATTGATGATTATTTTGACATGCCTTCTGTATCTCGTTCTATTATTAGTCTTTGGATTAGTAAAAAGAGAAGAACTTGCAAGGCTGCCTTTCTTGAAAAAGTGGCTGGCGAGGTAG
- a CDS encoding DUF421 domain-containing protein has protein sequence MEEYVLIIARTLFLYFLILMIFRVMGKREIGELSVLDLVVFIMIAEMAVMAIENPKDPLIHSLLPMFLLMGIQILLAFVSLKSQRFRVLIDGKPTVIINNGKIDEEAMKKQRYNFDDLLVQLREKNVKNVADVEFAILEPSGKLSVFEKKKEEGIPVDEEDSMNLPLVMDGVIQEDHLKRIGKTNLWLRQQLRAIGYKDLHKISYCSYDNGVFFIDLIDE, from the coding sequence ATGGAAGAATACGTGTTGATTATCGCGAGAACCCTTTTTCTATATTTCCTTATTCTCATGATCTTTCGTGTCATGGGGAAGAGAGAAATAGGGGAATTGAGTGTCTTGGACTTGGTCGTCTTTATCATGATTGCCGAAATGGCTGTCATGGCGATTGAAAACCCGAAAGACCCACTGATTCATTCGCTGCTTCCGATGTTTTTGTTAATGGGAATTCAGATCTTGCTTGCCTTTGTATCACTTAAAAGCCAACGATTCCGAGTTCTGATTGATGGAAAACCTACTGTCATCATCAATAATGGGAAAATAGATGAAGAGGCAATGAAAAAACAACGCTATAACTTCGATGACCTGCTTGTCCAGCTCAGGGAAAAGAATGTGAAAAATGTGGCCGATGTAGAGTTTGCGATTTTGGAACCTTCAGGAAAACTATCGGTATTTGAGAAAAAGAAGGAAGAGGGAATTCCTGTTGATGAAGAGGATTCCATGAACCTGCCGCTTGTGATGGACGGAGTCATTCAAGAAGATCATTTAAAACGAATCGGTAAAACCAATCTTTGGCTTAGGCAGCAATTAAGAGCTATTGGATATAAAGATTTACATAAGATTTCTTATTGCAGCTATGATAACGGAGTGTTTTTTATCGATTTGATTGATGAATAA
- a CDS encoding TIGR04086 family membrane protein: MESKRLSLAIMYGLITVFMLAIVISFIFSLLLRFTSLQETSVAWIIVTLSFITLFIGGFISGGRGKEKGWLLGGATGGAYTLVIFLFQYLGNDALFTMQQMLFHLGFIGIAALGGIIGVNVGGGYTSKA; encoded by the coding sequence ATGGAATCAAAACGACTTAGTTTAGCTATCATGTATGGCTTAATTACCGTTTTTATGTTGGCTATTGTCATCAGTTTTATATTTTCCTTACTTCTGCGGTTCACGTCACTTCAAGAAACTAGTGTGGCATGGATCATTGTGACTTTATCATTTATAACGCTGTTTATCGGTGGATTTATCTCCGGCGGGCGTGGAAAAGAAAAAGGGTGGCTGCTTGGCGGAGCAACAGGTGGTGCATACACACTTGTCATTTTTCTTTTTCAATACTTGGGAAATGACGCCCTGTTCACCATGCAACAAATGTTGTTTCATCTTGGATTTATCGGAATCGCCGCTCTTGGGGGAATTATCGGAGTGAATGTTGGCGGTGGTTATACTTCCAAAGCCTAA
- the yajC gene encoding preprotein translocase subunit YajC — MEGMAGAILPLVLMFAIFYFLLIRPQQKRQKQVREMQTSLQKGDKVVTIGGLHGIVDALDEDKIVIKAGDGSRLTYDRQAVRDVVQD, encoded by the coding sequence ATGGAAGGAATGGCTGGTGCTATTTTACCTTTAGTATTAATGTTTGCTATTTTCTACTTCTTGTTAATTCGCCCACAACAAAAGCGTCAAAAGCAAGTTCGTGAAATGCAGACTAGCCTGCAAAAAGGGGACAAAGTTGTTACAATCGGTGGATTACACGGTATCGTGGATGCATTGGATGAGGACAAGATTGTCATCAAAGCAGGAGACGGATCTCGTCTTACATACGACCGCCAAGCGGTTAGAGATGTAGTTCAAGACTAA
- the tgt gene encoding tRNA guanosine(34) transglycosylase Tgt — MTAIRYELIKTCKQTGARLGIVHTPHGSFETPVFMPVGTLATVKTMSPEDVKAMGAGIILSNTYHLWLRPGNEIVKEAGGLHKFMNWDRAILTDSGGFQVFSLSDLRKIEEEGVHFRNHMNGDKLFLSPEKAMHIQNDLGSDIMMAFDECPPYPATHEYMKKSVERTSRWAERCLEAHQRPQDQGLFGIVQGGEYEDLRKLSAQDLVSMDFPGYAVGGLSVGEPKDVMNRTLEFTTPWLPTDKPRYLMGVGSPDSLIDGAIRGVDMFDCVLPTRIARNGTLMTSEGRLVVKNAKFARDFGPLDPECDCYTCTNYSRAYIRHLIKCDETLGIRLTTYHNLYFLVKLMEDVRQAIREDRLGDFKEEFFEKYGFNKPNAKNF; from the coding sequence ATGACAGCAATCAGATACGAACTAATCAAAACATGTAAACAAACAGGCGCACGCCTTGGAATCGTCCACACACCACACGGAAGCTTTGAAACACCAGTATTCATGCCTGTAGGAACACTTGCCACAGTAAAAACAATGTCACCAGAAGACGTCAAAGCAATGGGAGCAGGAATCATCCTGAGCAACACATACCACCTATGGCTGCGTCCAGGTAACGAAATCGTCAAAGAAGCAGGCGGACTCCACAAATTCATGAACTGGGATCGCGCCATCCTTACGGACTCAGGCGGTTTCCAAGTGTTCAGTCTGAGCGACCTTCGTAAAATCGAAGAAGAAGGAGTACACTTCCGCAACCATATGAACGGAGACAAGCTTTTCCTATCACCAGAAAAAGCGATGCACATCCAAAACGACCTTGGCTCTGATATCATGATGGCATTTGACGAGTGTCCTCCATATCCTGCAACACATGAATATATGAAAAAATCAGTGGAACGTACTTCACGCTGGGCTGAACGCTGCCTAGAGGCACATCAGCGTCCACAAGACCAAGGCCTGTTCGGAATCGTTCAAGGTGGGGAATATGAGGATCTACGTAAGTTAAGTGCACAAGACCTAGTATCTATGGACTTCCCTGGGTATGCAGTCGGGGGCTTATCTGTAGGAGAGCCTAAAGATGTCATGAACCGCACGCTTGAATTCACGACGCCTTGGTTGCCGACAGACAAACCGCGTTACCTGATGGGTGTTGGATCTCCTGATTCCCTGATTGACGGAGCGATTCGCGGGGTTGATATGTTTGACTGCGTATTGCCGACTAGAATTGCACGAAATGGGACATTAATGACAAGTGAAGGCCGATTGGTGGTTAAAAATGCGAAGTTTGCACGTGACTTTGGACCACTTGATCCAGAGTGCGACTGCTATACTTGCACAAATTATTCCAGAGCTTACATCCGTCACCTAATCAAATGTGACGAAACTTTGGGAATTAGGCTAACAACTTACCATAACCTTTATTTTCTGGTAAAATTAATGGAGGATGTCAGACAAGCGATCCGCGAAGATCGTCTGGGGGACTTCAAAGAAGAGTTTTTTGAGAAATATGGATTCAATAAACCGAATGCAAAGAACTTCTAA
- the queA gene encoding tRNA preQ1(34) S-adenosylmethionine ribosyltransferase-isomerase QueA → MKIDLFDFHLPEELIAQTPLEQREASRLMVLNKETGNLTHEPTFRSILDYVKEGDCLVLNDTRVLPARLFGVKSETGAKIEVLLLKQLEGDTWETLIKPAKRVKEGTVVSFGDGRLTAICTGESEHGGRKLDFRYEGIFYEVLDSLGEMPLPPYIKEQLEDRDRYQTVFARETGSAAAPTAGLHFTEELLDALKDKGVHTAFITLHVGLGTFRPVSVDSVEEHDMHAEFYQMSEGTARLLNDVRSNGGRIITVGTTSTRTLETIARDHGEFKEASGWTNIFIYPGYKFAAIDGMITNFHLPKSTLIMLVSALAGRENVMHAYEEAVNQKYRFFSFGDAMLIL, encoded by the coding sequence ATGAAGATAGATTTATTTGATTTCCACTTACCAGAAGAACTGATCGCACAAACACCACTAGAACAAAGAGAAGCATCACGCCTAATGGTACTCAACAAAGAAACAGGCAACCTAACACACGAACCCACTTTTCGTTCCATCTTGGACTACGTAAAAGAAGGCGACTGCCTTGTCCTGAACGACACAAGAGTACTGCCGGCCAGACTTTTTGGCGTGAAAAGTGAAACAGGAGCAAAAATTGAAGTACTTCTATTGAAACAATTAGAAGGCGACACATGGGAAACCCTCATCAAGCCTGCTAAACGTGTAAAAGAAGGCACTGTTGTCTCCTTTGGTGACGGTCGTTTAACTGCCATTTGCACAGGCGAAAGCGAGCATGGCGGCAGAAAGCTTGATTTCCGCTATGAAGGCATTTTTTATGAAGTGTTAGATAGTTTGGGAGAAATGCCCCTGCCGCCATATATAAAAGAACAATTAGAAGACCGCGACCGCTATCAAACCGTTTTTGCAAGGGAAACTGGTTCAGCAGCGGCTCCGACTGCCGGTCTTCATTTTACAGAAGAACTGCTAGATGCATTGAAGGATAAAGGCGTACATACTGCTTTCATTACCCTTCATGTTGGACTTGGAACATTCCGCCCGGTGAGCGTGGATTCCGTTGAAGAACACGATATGCATGCAGAGTTTTACCAGATGTCAGAGGGCACTGCGCGACTTTTGAATGATGTTCGCAGCAATGGCGGAAGAATCATCACAGTCGGCACCACTTCTACACGAACACTTGAAACGATCGCACGTGATCATGGCGAGTTTAAAGAGGCGAGCGGATGGACAAACATATTCATATACCCAGGTTACAAGTTTGCTGCCATTGATGGCATGATCACAAACTTCCACCTGCCAAAATCAACGCTAATCATGCTTGTCAGCGCACTTGCCGGCCGCGAAAACGTCATGCACGCCTACGAAGAAGCTGTCAACCAAAAATACCGCTTCTTCAGCTTCGGCGACGCCATGCTAATTTTATAA
- a CDS encoding DUF2905 domain-containing protein, whose protein sequence is MMELPKMLMVVGAVLLIVGFLWQVVGKIPGDIVVKKGNVTFFFPIVTSIIISIVLSLIFYFIGRFR, encoded by the coding sequence ATAATGGAACTGCCTAAAATGCTGATGGTAGTCGGAGCAGTACTTTTAATCGTAGGATTCCTCTGGCAAGTGGTCGGAAAAATCCCAGGAGACATCGTCGTAAAAAAAGGGAATGTAACCTTCTTCTTCCCAATCGTAACCTCCATCATCATCAGCATCGTACTCAGTCTAATATTTTATTTTATTGGCCGATTTAGATAG
- the ruvB gene encoding Holliday junction branch migration DNA helicase RuvB — protein sequence MDDRMVSQDATLEEHSLEFSLRPQTLQQYIGQDKVKENLEVFIQAAKMRQETLDHVLLYGPPGLGKTTLAAIIANEMGVQLRTTAGPAIERPGDLAAILSALEPGDVLFIDEIHRLHRSIEEVLYPAMEDYCLDIVIGKGPTSKSVRLDLPPFTLVGATTRVGLLTAPLRDRFGVLSRLEYYNEEQLTEICLRTAQILEIGLEQDAATEISRRARGTPRIANRLLRRVRDFAQVLGKDTISASLAKEALDRLQVDKLGLDHIDQKLLMGIIEKFRGGPVGVDTIAATIGEESHTIEDVYEPYLLQIGFLQRTPRGRVVTDLVYRHFNMEVPKE from the coding sequence ATGGACGATCGCATGGTATCGCAGGATGCAACCTTAGAGGAGCATTCTTTAGAATTTAGCTTACGGCCACAAACCCTGCAGCAATATATTGGCCAAGATAAAGTGAAGGAGAACCTGGAAGTATTCATCCAAGCGGCAAAAATGCGCCAGGAAACATTGGATCATGTTCTGCTTTACGGCCCTCCAGGACTCGGGAAAACGACACTTGCAGCCATCATAGCAAATGAGATGGGGGTTCAACTTCGCACCACAGCTGGACCTGCCATTGAGCGGCCAGGAGATCTTGCCGCAATACTTTCTGCCTTAGAACCGGGTGATGTTCTTTTTATTGATGAAATTCACCGTCTTCACCGGTCCATTGAAGAAGTTCTTTATCCTGCAATGGAGGACTATTGTTTAGATATCGTGATAGGAAAGGGACCAACCTCAAAGTCTGTTCGTCTGGATCTTCCTCCTTTCACGCTCGTTGGGGCTACCACAAGAGTGGGCTTATTGACGGCACCGCTTAGAGACCGTTTTGGGGTACTGAGCAGGCTGGAATATTATAACGAAGAGCAGCTAACAGAAATCTGTCTGCGCACGGCACAAATTCTGGAGATTGGCCTTGAGCAAGACGCAGCCACAGAGATAAGCAGAAGAGCAAGGGGAACTCCGCGTATCGCCAATCGACTATTACGCAGGGTGAGGGATTTTGCCCAAGTTTTAGGAAAAGATACGATTAGTGCTTCTCTTGCAAAAGAGGCGTTAGATCGCTTGCAGGTTGATAAACTTGGATTAGACCACATCGACCAAAAGCTCTTGATGGGCATCATTGAAAAATTCCGTGGTGGTCCTGTTGGAGTGGATACGATCGCAGCAACGATCGGAGAAGAATCACATACCATTGAAGATGTGTATGAACCATACCTTCTTCAAATTGGATTTTTGCAACGGACTCCACGTGGTCGGGTAGTGACAGACTTGGTGTACCGTCATTTCAATATGGAGGTGCCAAAAGAATAA
- the ruvA gene encoding Holliday junction branch migration protein RuvA: MIDFIRGFVEYVSPEYVVVEVMGVGYQVNAPNPFIYQVDRDKEVTIYTYQHVREDILALYGFKTREDKNLFMKLLNVTGIGPKGALAILASGQPAQVVHAIENEDEKFLVKFPGVGKKTARQIILDLKGKLNDLVPSAFPDLFQPDVEVNVTTATSSALDEALEALKVLGYGDREIKKIVPALKKEDLSTDQYVKRALQLLLK, from the coding sequence TTGATCGATTTTATTAGAGGATTTGTCGAATACGTGTCACCGGAATACGTCGTGGTGGAAGTGATGGGAGTGGGTTATCAGGTGAATGCACCAAACCCTTTCATCTATCAGGTGGACCGCGACAAAGAAGTGACCATTTATACATATCAACATGTCAGGGAAGATATTTTGGCCCTATATGGTTTCAAAACAAGAGAAGATAAGAATTTGTTTATGAAGCTTTTGAACGTTACAGGCATCGGTCCAAAAGGCGCACTTGCCATTTTAGCATCGGGTCAGCCAGCACAGGTGGTCCATGCGATAGAAAATGAGGACGAAAAATTCCTCGTAAAATTCCCGGGTGTGGGAAAGAAAACAGCAAGACAAATCATACTAGATCTAAAAGGAAAACTGAACGACCTTGTTCCAAGTGCCTTTCCAGATCTATTTCAGCCTGATGTAGAGGTGAATGTCACTACAGCTACCAGCTCTGCTTTGGACGAAGCTTTAGAGGCTTTGAAAGTACTGGGCTATGGCGACCGGGAAATCAAAAAAATTGTTCCCGCCTTGAAAAAGGAAGACCTATCTACAGATCAATATGTAAAAAGGGCATTGCAGCTGCTCTTGAAATAA
- a CDS encoding intercompartmental signaling factor BofC has translation MKPIILKKWILLVVVFVAASGLLYTFATYEGAADENEYVDEEVLEDAFEVNGPLTVKVVLERIYLDGEVSEEIVDQTVWAMEDFWAQYEGWQVIDLDGEQVVFQQYIDDISPLLKSNGYFGISEEGILTIYEGKPTEASKIIQSFFQIDVGKLESHQHEQLKGGIKVGTKDDYVQVLETFKPYTTKKQ, from the coding sequence ATGAAACCCATCATACTTAAAAAGTGGATCCTTCTGGTAGTAGTGTTCGTTGCCGCGTCTGGATTGCTTTATACGTTTGCCACTTATGAAGGTGCAGCAGATGAGAATGAATATGTGGATGAAGAAGTACTTGAGGATGCGTTTGAAGTAAACGGTCCATTAACGGTGAAGGTTGTGTTGGAGCGAATTTACTTGGATGGCGAAGTAAGTGAGGAGATTGTGGACCAGACAGTGTGGGCAATGGAGGACTTTTGGGCTCAATACGAGGGCTGGCAAGTTATTGACCTAGACGGGGAACAAGTTGTGTTCCAACAATACATTGATGACATATCACCTTTATTGAAATCCAATGGATACTTTGGAATTTCAGAAGAGGGGATCCTCACTATCTATGAAGGAAAGCCGACAGAGGCATCTAAGATCATCCAATCCTTTTTCCAGATTGATGTAGGGAAACTGGAAAGCCACCAACACGAGCAATTAAAGGGTGGAATTAAGGTGGGAACCAAAGATGATTACGTACAGGTTCTGGAGACATTCAAGCCGTATACGACAAAAAAACAATAA